CGGATGCCGTGTTCTGACGCCAGTGCTCGTGCCTTTTTACTTCCACTTTGTAGTCAATGATCCGAGCGAACTCAGGACAAGCGTTGTTTGTCGTCTCATTGGGGTATAGCGTCCAGGTTCTCCTGGATTCTACGAGTCATGCTGGGAATGAGGTTCATGTGGTCGTCCACGCAACTGCCCACACATCTCTCCATCAGGGACCGGACAGCCGGTTCCTTGGCACCGGAGTCAAACAGATCCTTTGCCTTGTCGTTGCAGTGCATTGTGCATCTGGCCAGACGGTCCTGGtcgggggaatttttttttttacttttaatatcaatTGATTTTCCTACATCCATTCTCTCGAGTGCTAACTAAAAAAGTGCGGGAGGAAATAAAATATTCGTCAGAAGGAAGATTCAAATCTACATCCTAATAAccccccactgaaatgaatttaaaaaatgaataaaaattttaaacCTCACCTgaaacttctccagctcggaTGTGACGAAGCCCTGGGCTTTGGCCAGAGGACTGTGACACCTGTCGATACACTGATGCACCTGGGTCATGGTGTCCGTGGGGCGATCACAGCAGTCCGCGCTGCACTTGAACATGCGAGCCTGCCAACACCAACGCACCTCCTTGATAATCGTCCGTAGATCGGCAGGTGTGCACATCAGAAAAGCTGCCTACCTGCATTTTGCGGATGTGATCCCTCTCCAGAGTTTGGACCATTTCTTCCACCACAGCCTGAACGCGTGCTTGGTGAGCCTCCGCCATGTCTGTTCGTCCTTCTCAATACTTTTAAAG
This DNA window, taken from Syngnathoides biaculeatus isolate LvHL_M chromosome 17, ASM1980259v1, whole genome shotgun sequence, encodes the following:
- the fam136a gene encoding protein FAM136A; amino-acid sequence: MAEAHQARVQAVVEEMVQTLERDHIRKMQARMFKCSADCCDRPTDTMTQVHQCIDRCHSPLAKAQGFVTSELEKFQDRLARCTMHCNDKAKDLFDSGAKEPAVRSLMERCVGSCVDDHMNLIPSMTRRIQENLDAIPQ